From a region of the Triticum aestivum cultivar Chinese Spring chromosome 7D, IWGSC CS RefSeq v2.1, whole genome shotgun sequence genome:
- the LOC123169840 gene encoding uncharacterized protein — MEVMTRPASPAPHRDLRLDSAAASPYATAPSSPRGRPFGSVEGAAAVAKGSPFLTAPSSPNPFDLLPPVTPRLAGANPFDLFQHFTSAPASPRRAAAIYAHFAEGDRDGGEEEEEDDGDEGFHPRSSYSTTASAVPFDWEERPGTPKAGMGGEAAAWDTDFEFGTVVDKTAPAESLTTADELFEKGRIRPLKPLLKTADEGKIRPLKPPPGLLDGGSVGSSPRSPIAKGALRSPRRRSRVGSGTDFDPFAAALLEATKAPSPSPLGGKNTTAVASGSPPKKADPFAARPTSRSAGWRRWRLSDLLLFRSSSEGGRISKDPLPKCPPAQQPDAPLKKANAPPPTAAAKFNARAVSMDKLKKQGGDKSGAAAAAEGIVGCARLSPLQRFARGLGGHSWHHGRGMAAQGTKG, encoded by the coding sequence ATGGAGGTCATGACGCGtcccgcctcgccggcgccgcaccGGGACCTCCGGCTCGACAGCGCGGCCGCGAGCCCGTACGCCACGGCGCCGTCCAGCCCGCGCGGCCGCCCGTTCGGCTCCGTCGAGGGAGCGGCCGCGGTGGCGAAGGGCAGCCCGTTCCTGACGGCGCCGTCGTCGCCGAACCCGTTCGACCTCCTGCCGCCGGTCACCCCGCGCCTCGCCGGCGCCAACCCCTTCGACCTCTTCCAGCACTTCACCAGCGCGCCCGCCAGCCCCCGGCGCGCCGCGGCCATCTACGCGCACTTCGCCGAGGGGGACCGCGAcggcggtgaggaggaggaggaggacgacggcgacgagggATTTCATCCGCGGTCGTCGTACTCCACCACCGCGTCGGCCGTGCCGTTCGACTGGGAGGAGAGGCCCGGGACGCCCAAGGCCGGgatgggcggcgaggcggcggcgtgggaCACGGACTTCGAGTTCGGCACCGTCGTCGACAAGACCGCGCCGGCGGAGAGCCTGACGACCGCCGACGAGCTCTTCGAGAAGGGGAGAATCCGGCCGCTGAAGCCTCTGCTGAAGACCGCCGACGAGGGAAAGATCAGGCCGCTGAAGCCGCCGCCCGGCCTGCTCGACGGCGGGAGCGTCGGGTCATCGCCGCGGTCGCCGATCGCGAAAGGCGCCCTGAGGTCGCCCCGGCGGCGGAGCAGGGTCGGCTCCGGCACGGACTTCGACCCGTTCGCAGCGGCACTCCTGGAGGCGACCAAGGCGCCCTCGCCCTCCCCGCTCGGCGGCAAAAACACCACCGCCGTCGCGTCAGGCTCGCCGCCCAAGAAAGCCGACCCGTTCGCCGCGCGTCCAACCTCCAGGAGCGCCGGGTGGAGGAGGTGGAGACTCAGCGACCTCCTCCTGTTCCGGAGCTCGTCGGAAGGCGGCCGGATCAGCAAGGACCCGCTCCCCAAGTGCCCGCCGGCGCAGCAGCCCGACGCGCCCCTCAAGAAGGCAAACGCACCACCGCCGACGGCGGCGGCCAAGTTCAACGCCAGAGCCGTCAGCATGGACAAGCTCAAGAAGCAGGGCGGCGACAAGagcggcgcggcggccgcggcggagggCATCGTCGGGTGCGCGCGGCTGAGCCCGCTGCAGCGGTTCGCCAGGGGGCTCGGCGGGCACTCGTGGCACCACGGCCGCGGCATGGCGGCGCAGGGGACCAAAGGGTAG